The proteins below are encoded in one region of Chelonia mydas isolate rCheMyd1 chromosome 11, rCheMyd1.pri.v2, whole genome shotgun sequence:
- the LOC119567359 gene encoding antigen-presenting glycoprotein CD1d-like isoform X2 — MLLPLLLLPWAWGALAASPPVPPGSLTLRLLKTNVFHNASSSNMEGMALLGDLETHFMDCSTCRIRFLQPWAQQGLTPRQWQDLETMFHGYLSKFIFLMNKVVKDEGEHYPFVTQFSLGCELHLNGTSRQFYDAAMNGEDFISFNVDLGTWVAQRGDKLALSIRDLLNQDKSTSATTQFLLRTTCVSELQSFVQYGKESLARQERPVAVVFARAPPPAGTPAPLLLVCRVTGFYPRPIRVAWLQDGEEVGPGWRLNSSGILPNADLTYQLRSSLAVGPGDGHSYACRVEHSSLGGQSLLIPWGATGTSDQENPEPEGAAPA; from the exons atgctgctccctctgctgctcctcccctgGGCATGGGGGGCCCTGGCCG cctcccctcctgtccccccaggGTCTCTCACCCTCCGGCTGCTCAAAACCAACGTCTTCCACAACGCCAGTTCTAGCAACATGGAGGGGATGGCCCTGCTCGGAGACCTGGAGACCCACTTCATGGATTGCAGCACCTGCAGGatccgcttcctgcagccctgggcccagcagggccTGACCCCGAGGCAGTGGCAGGACCTGGAGACAATGTTCCATGGCTACCTGTCCAAATTTATCTTTCTCATGAACAAAGTGGTTAAGGATGAAGGAGAGCACT ACCCCTTTGTTACCCAGTTCTCCCTTGGCTGCGAGCTCCACCTCAACGGCACCTCACGGCAATTCTATGACGCCGCGATGAACGGCGAGGATTTCATCAGCTTCAACGTGGACTTGGGCACCTGGGTCGCTCAGCGTGGGGATAAGTTGGCCCTCAGCATCCGGGACCTTCTTAACCAGGATAAGAGCACGTCTGCCACAACTCAGTTCCTCCTGAGAACAACGTGTGTCAGTGAACTCCAGAGCTTTGTCCAGTACGGGAAAGAGTCTCTGGCGAGACAAG AGCGGCCGGTCGCCGTGGTGTTTGCCCGAGCGCCTCCCCCAGCCGGGACCCCCGCACCGTTACTGCTGGTTTGCCGGGTCACCGGTTTCTACCCCCGGCCCATCCGCGTGGCCTGGCTGCAGgacggggaggaggtggggccgggctgGCGCCTGAACTCCAGCGGGATCCTGCCCAACGCGGACCTGACCTATCAGCTGCGCAGCTCCCTGGCCGTGGGGCCGGGCGACGGGCACAGCTACGCCTGCCgggtggagcacagcagcctGGGGGGCCAGAGCCTGCTGATCCCCTGGG GGGCCACCGGGACGTCAGACCAGGAGAACCCAGAGCCTGAGGGGGCGGCACCGGCTTAG
- the LOC119567359 gene encoding antigen-presenting glycoprotein CD1d2-like isoform X1, which translates to MLLPLLLLPWAWGALAASPPVPPGSLTLRLLKTNVFHNASSSNMEGMALLGDLETHFMDCSTCRIRFLQPWAQQGLTPRQWQDLETMFHGYLSKFIFLMNKVVKDEGEHYPFVTQFSLGCELHLNGTSRQFYDAAMNGEDFISFNVDLGTWVAQRGDKLALSIRDLLNQDKSTSATTQFLLRTTCVSELQSFVQYGKESLARQERPVAVVFARAPPPAGTPAPLLLVCRVTGFYPRPIRVAWLQDGEEVGPGWRLNSSGILPNADLTYQLRSSLAVGPGDGHSYACRVEHSSLGGQSLLIPWGHSRPWGPGLAMGITLGALAVATVAVVLWWRIRRGHRDVRPGEPRA; encoded by the exons atgctgctccctctgctgctcctcccctgGGCATGGGGGGCCCTGGCCG cctcccctcctgtccccccaggGTCTCTCACCCTCCGGCTGCTCAAAACCAACGTCTTCCACAACGCCAGTTCTAGCAACATGGAGGGGATGGCCCTGCTCGGAGACCTGGAGACCCACTTCATGGATTGCAGCACCTGCAGGatccgcttcctgcagccctgggcccagcagggccTGACCCCGAGGCAGTGGCAGGACCTGGAGACAATGTTCCATGGCTACCTGTCCAAATTTATCTTTCTCATGAACAAAGTGGTTAAGGATGAAGGAGAGCACT ACCCCTTTGTTACCCAGTTCTCCCTTGGCTGCGAGCTCCACCTCAACGGCACCTCACGGCAATTCTATGACGCCGCGATGAACGGCGAGGATTTCATCAGCTTCAACGTGGACTTGGGCACCTGGGTCGCTCAGCGTGGGGATAAGTTGGCCCTCAGCATCCGGGACCTTCTTAACCAGGATAAGAGCACGTCTGCCACAACTCAGTTCCTCCTGAGAACAACGTGTGTCAGTGAACTCCAGAGCTTTGTCCAGTACGGGAAAGAGTCTCTGGCGAGACAAG AGCGGCCGGTCGCCGTGGTGTTTGCCCGAGCGCCTCCCCCAGCCGGGACCCCCGCACCGTTACTGCTGGTTTGCCGGGTCACCGGTTTCTACCCCCGGCCCATCCGCGTGGCCTGGCTGCAGgacggggaggaggtggggccgggctgGCGCCTGAACTCCAGCGGGATCCTGCCCAACGCGGACCTGACCTATCAGCTGCGCAGCTCCCTGGCCGTGGGGCCGGGCGACGGGCACAGCTACGCCTGCCgggtggagcacagcagcctGGGGGGCCAGAGCCTGCTGATCCCCTGGG GGCACAGCAGGCCCTGGGGCCCCGGCCTGGCCATGGGCATCACGCTGGGGGCTCTGGCCGTAGCCACCGTGGCCGTGGTGCTGTGGTGGAGAATACGCAG GGGCCACCGGGACGTCAGACCAGGAGAACCCAGAGCCTGA